From Candidatus Methylomirabilis tolerans:
CTGGTGGAGACGAACCGTCGTCGCACCCGGGACGAGATGGAGTACGAGCTCCTCGACACCGGCGTCTTCAAGGACGACCGCTACTTCGATGTCTTCGTGGAATATGCCAAAGCCGGGCCGGAAGACATCCTGGTGCAGATTACCGCGTGGAACCGGGGGCCGGACGCGGCGGAACTGCATCTCCTGCCGACGCTCTGGTTCCGCAACGACTGGTCCTCGTGGATTGCCGAATCCAACCGGGCTGCCGAGAAGCCACACTTGAAGCAGATCGAGACAGCGGCGGGCACGAGCGCGGCTTCGGTGACGCATCCGCTGCTGGGAGAATTCATCCTCTCCTGCGAAGGCGAGGTGCCGCTGCTCTTCACCGAGAACGAAACGAACCACGAGCGGCTTTTCCCCGGGCAAAAGAACGAGAGCCCGCACGTCAAGGACGGCATCAACAACTGCGTGGTGCAGGGCGATCAGGGCGCAGTGAACCCGGACAAGCAGGGCACCAAGGCCGCAGCGCACTATCGGCTCATGGTGGGCCCCGGTCAGTCGGCGACCGTGCGGCTGCGCCTGACCGGCCAGGCTACTGCCCCATCCTCCTTCGGCCAGGAGTTTGACAAGACCCTGGCCGTCCGACGGGAGGAGGCGGACGAGTTCTATCGCTCGGTGACCCCGCCGTCCGTCTCTCCGGACGCGGCCAATGTGATGCGCCAGGCCATCGCCGGCATGCTGTGGAGCAAGCAGTTCTTCTTCTTCGATGGTGACAACTGGCTGGACGAGCACCACTCCAACCCTCTCCATCACGGCTATCGAAACTCCCGGAACTCGGAGTGGTTCCACATGCTGAATCAGGACATCATCTCGATGCCCGACAAATGGGAGTACCCCTGGTACGCGGCGTGGGATCTGGCCTTCCACACGCTCCCGCTCGCGATCGTGGACCCCGATTTTGCCAAGCAGCAGATGGAGCTGATGCTGCGCGGCGTCTACCTGCACCCCAGCGGCCAGATGCCCGCCTACGAGTGGAACTTCAGCGACGTCAACCCCCCCGTCCACGCCTTTGCCACCCTGTTCCTCCATCGCACCGAGCAGGCCCTGCGCGGCGAGACGGACCTCGATTTTCTCAGGTCGGCATTCAACAAGCTGGTGCTGAACTTCACCTGGTGGGTGAACCGCAAGGACCGCTTCGGCAAAAACGTGTTCGAGGGGGGCTTCCTCGGCCTCGACAACATCGGCGTCTTCGACCGCAGCGCCCCGCTCCCTACCGGCGGCCATCTGGAACAGGCCGACGGCACGGCCTGGATGGCCCTGTTCAGCCAGAACATGTGCGAGCTTGCGGTGGAACTTGCTGTCCACGACCGCACCTACGAGGACATGGTCATCAAGTTCGCTGAGCATTTCTTCTATATCGCCGCGGGTATGAACCGGCCTGGGCAGGACGGGATGTGGGATGAGGAGGACGGCTTCTACTACGACCTGTTGCGGCTCCCGGACGGCAGCACCACACGGCTCAAGGTGCGCTCGATGGTGGGGCTGCTGCCCTTATGTGCGACGACGGTCATCGAACAATGGCAGCGGGAGCGCATCCCAAGGGCGCTGGCTGAGATGGCTGAACGCTGGCGCCGGATACCTGAACTGCTGACAACCATCCATCCCACGGGTCCCGGTTACTTGGGCGTAGCCGAGCGCGGGATTCTGGCCATGGTCAACCCGGAGCAACTGCGCAGGATTCTCGCCAAGATGCTCGACGAGAACGAGTTCCTGAGCCCCTACGGCATCCGCGCGCTCTCAAAGTTCCACGAGCAGCACCCGTACGTCTTCCATACCAACGGCCAGGAGCATCGGGTGGACTACCTGCCGGCGGAGTCGAACACGGGGATGTTCGGCGGCAACTCCAACTGGCGAGGGCCGATCTGGATGCCGGTGAACGCGATGATCATCCGGGCGCTCCTGAACTTCTACCTGTACTACGGCGACAACTTCAAGATCGAATGCCCGACAGGATCCGGGAAGATGATGAACCTCTTCGAGGTGAGCAAGGAGATCGCCGACCGGCTCACGCGGATCTTCCTGCGCGATGAGCGCAGTCGGCGTCCGGTGTACGGCGGGACGGAGACGTTCC
This genomic window contains:
- a CDS encoding glucosidase translates to MNSEQRRLEEACTKQAPWRKWGPYLSERQWGTVREDYSENGDAWNFFTHDHARSRAYRWGEDGIAGISDDKQGLCFALALWNGRDTILKERLFGLTNSEGNHGEDVKEYYFYLDSTPTHSYMKYLYKYPQAAFPYADLVETNRRRTRDEMEYELLDTGVFKDDRYFDVFVEYAKAGPEDILVQITAWNRGPDAAELHLLPTLWFRNDWSSWIAESNRAAEKPHLKQIETAAGTSAASVTHPLLGEFILSCEGEVPLLFTENETNHERLFPGQKNESPHVKDGINNCVVQGDQGAVNPDKQGTKAAAHYRLMVGPGQSATVRLRLTGQATAPSSFGQEFDKTLAVRREEADEFYRSVTPPSVSPDAANVMRQAIAGMLWSKQFFFFDGDNWLDEHHSNPLHHGYRNSRNSEWFHMLNQDIISMPDKWEYPWYAAWDLAFHTLPLAIVDPDFAKQQMELMLRGVYLHPSGQMPAYEWNFSDVNPPVHAFATLFLHRTEQALRGETDLDFLRSAFNKLVLNFTWWVNRKDRFGKNVFEGGFLGLDNIGVFDRSAPLPTGGHLEQADGTAWMALFSQNMCELAVELAVHDRTYEDMVIKFAEHFFYIAAGMNRPGQDGMWDEEDGFYYDLLRLPDGSTTRLKVRSMVGLLPLCATTVIEQWQRERIPRALAEMAERWRRIPELLTTIHPTGPGYLGVAERGILAMVNPEQLRRILAKMLDENEFLSPYGIRALSKFHEQHPYVFHTNGQEHRVDYLPAESNTGMFGGNSNWRGPIWMPVNAMIIRALLNFYLYYGDNFKIECPTGSGKMMNLFEVSKEIADRLTRIFLRDERSRRPVYGGTETFQADPHWRDHILFYEYFHGDNGAGLGASHQTGWTGLVAKLIQLYGMLDAKRLLEGGKQAGFVKGARGAEGKKK